The following is a genomic window from Pedobacter sp. KBS0701.
GATTGGATGAATCACCAGGAATATCCAAAACAGCGTTTGTAATTCGTTTTTCTTCAAAGATAGATTTGCTGATTTCTTTATCGTTTACATCGAAATATCTTATTTTTTGAACTTCTTGTGCGTTTATAGCGAACGTTAGCAGAAGAATAGACATAAAGAAGAGCACTAGCTTTTTCATGATGATGTAATTTACTGCAATATGCTAAATTAACGACAAACATAAAGAAAGCGTACTGATTTTTGAATTGTGTGCATAGCATTAAGATTCCCGTTTGTGCCTATCGTGTGGACACAATTAATTATAACATTCTTCTATCGCTCTATGCCGCTGGGCATGGCACTTTGGAGCGCTAAAGTACCCAAAGCGCTTTGTCATCCGATGGCTATCGGATCCAGCAATAAGCCTTTTGCGCAATCTCACGCGCATCAAAAAAACAGCGGCACTTCGTTTAATCAGGTATTGTTTGTGTTTTCTTTGGTCTGATTGAGCCCTGCGGGGTTTGTGTTCAATATTTTTTTTAAATTAGATCATAGGTTATGAACACAAAACCACTGCGTTTCAGGTTTGTTACTGCCATTTTTACTGTTCTGCACCTGTTTTTTTGATTTCCCCGGCTCTTGGGATTGACAGCGTCCTTGGTTATAATCGGTGCTTTATTAAAGTTAGTTAGCAAAACGCCTAAAAATACTTAAAAGATGTGTCCACACGATAGGTTTGTGCGGGAATGACGACTTTACTAATTGAGTACTATCAATAGAAGCGTAACCAGTACATACAGGCGATGAAACATCTGTTCGAAAAATGTTATCTGCGTTTATCTGTGTGCATCTGTGGTTAAAAAACAATAGCTAAAGCATATCACGAAAAAGGTCCGTGTGGATACACAGACCTTTAGCTTAATTTTTTATCCTGTAGAACTTAACTCTCCCCGATCGTTAAGGCCTTTTACTTTTTGCTGTTGCAGTTCTTCGTATTTTCTCTTTTCCTCGTCACGTAATTCCTGTTGCATAATTTTAGCAATTTTAGTGCTTCCGTCATGGCTCCATCCCGGTGGATTGAAAATGTATTTCACTTTATCCACGAATGTTGGTGCCTTTTTAACGTCGGCTGTTAAAGCAATAAACTCATGGAAAATAATATTTACAGGGCCGGTATCCTTTGGTTGTGTGGTTAAGCCGTATTTCACTACATCTTCAGGCAATTCTTCCTGGAAAGTGCCAAACCACCTGTCCCATAGGATTAATACCATACCCATGTTTTTATCTAAATAACGCACATTGCTGGCGTGGTGTACCCGGTGGTGCGATGGCGTAACGAAGATGTATTCGTACCATTTAGGGAATTTGATGTTGTATTGGGTGTGAACCAAATTTCCATAAATCTGGGTAACCAGGTAGGCAAAAAGAATATCAACCGCAGTAAAGCCCATGAATGCTAGCGGAAGATAAAAGAAAACCCTGTACAATGGCTCAAAAACAGTTGAACGGAAACCCGTGGTTAAGTTAAAGTGTTCAGATGAGTGATGTGTAACATGCATTGCCCAGAAAAAGCGTACATAATGACCAACGGTATGCAAAAACCAATACAGAAAATCCTGAGCTAAAATCAAAACAAGCCAATACACCCAAACATTTGAGATCTGGAATAAGCGGAATTGGTAACAATATTCCAGTAGAAAAAAGGTACCTGTTTTGGTGCCTAAATTAATTACAACGGCTGCCGTCATCAGGTAGATGTTCGTCCAGGTATCGCGTTTGGTATATAATTTTCTGTCGTGCTGATAGCTGAAATACATTTCAACTAAGGTTAAAACGATTACAAAGCCAAATAGCCCGATAACAGAAATGTCACTTCCGGTATACTTCATTTTATAAACTATTATAGTAATCTAAACTGCTTAAAATATCGG
Proteins encoded in this region:
- a CDS encoding sterol desaturase family protein → MKYTGSDISVIGLFGFVIVLTLVEMYFSYQHDRKLYTKRDTWTNIYLMTAAVVINLGTKTGTFFLLEYCYQFRLFQISNVWVYWLVLILAQDFLYWFLHTVGHYVRFFWAMHVTHHSSEHFNLTTGFRSTVFEPLYRVFFYLPLAFMGFTAVDILFAYLVTQIYGNLVHTQYNIKFPKWYEYIFVTPSHHRVHHASNVRYLDKNMGMVLILWDRWFGTFQEELPEDVVKYGLTTQPKDTGPVNIIFHEFIALTADVKKAPTFVDKVKYIFNPPGWSHDGSTKIAKIMQQELRDEEKRKYEELQQQKVKGLNDRGELSSTG